The Fibrobacter sp. genomic sequence GTTTCAGCCCCACTGAAAACATGGACTTCTTCGTTTCTCTCATCAGCACCGCCCCTCACCTGAACAAGGGTGACATCCGTGCCGCATTCAACTTCCATGGCCTGGAAGGCCTCAGCGACTTGAACGTGCAGCTGGCTTACCGAGCCAACGTGTTCGATGTGGTCTATGACTCCGATGCCGAAGTCAAGCACAACGCCTCCTTGAAGGCAAACCTGCCCATCATCCGCAAGCACATGAACATCTTCGCCGAAGCGGCCCTGATGAACATTGACCCCAACGAAGACATGGTTATCCCCGTAACTGGTGGCTTTGCCTTCTTCACCCCGGTGGTGGACCGCATCATCCTGGAAGCTGAATACATCGGCGACCGTCATGAACACCCGGAATACCAGAGCTTCAAGACCAAGAACGTGAAGGACGTGCTGGGAGCCCTCTACCTGGAAAAGGCTTTCACGGACCGCTTCAGTCTGTCCGCCGGCTTCCACAGCTACGGCAGCTCTCGTGACTTCATGCTCTCCGGCAACTTGGTTGGCCGTATAAACTAGGACAACCTTTTTCTACAATTAGAAAGTCCCGCGGAATTCCGCAGGACTTTTTTTCATTTAGGAACTATTGTATTTGAATCTCAAATTCCGAAATCCAAACTCCGAAATCCGAACTCCGAATTCTGAATTATTAAACGCCTTTTCGGTCCAGGTCCAGCAACAAGGACTGGAGGCTGTCTTCTACCGAGGCGCGGAAATCCGCAGAACCGAGACTGCAGCTGGCCACCACGTCGCTTCCCTTACAAATACGGATAACCGCAAAACCACCCTCTTCAGAAAAAGAAACGGAAAGCCCTTTCTTCAAAACCTTTTCTATCAGGTCGCGCATATAATCTCCTTTTGGCAGCCGCCTGGCGGCTCTTGGGGTTCAAACTTGTTTCCGGCGGATGCCGTAGCCATAAACTAGGCTTTTTTTTCTGAAAAAACAAGCATTTTTTGATTTTTGTTGAAATTCTTTTTATTTTGGTTCAAAAAACAGGTCCAAATGCCCCATAAACCGCTCTACGACAGCCATATCCACATTACAAGACTCCCCCATCCAAGGGAACTCGCCCAGGAACTGGACCGAATAGGCTACGCCTACACCGCCGTCGCCTGCGAACCCGGAGAATGGGAGTCCCTATGGAAACTGTGGCTGGATTTGGATCTGAAAAGCAAGGGGGGCAACCTAGCCTTCGGAATCCACCCTATGGCAATTGCCCAGGCGACAGAACCGCACAAGGCAGAGCTCCGCCGCATTCTGGAACAGGATAGCGGTTTCATGGTAGGCGAAGCGGGTCTAGACCGCAGGTTCCCGGAATACGGTGCTGGCGAGTTGCAGGAGCAGTGGTTTACTTTCCAGGCAGAGCTGGCTCTCGAATTGAAGCGGGATTTTCAAATCCATTGCGTCGGCGACTACGGACGCGCCATCGCCCTGTTGAAACAAGCGGGTTTCGGAAAGACTAAAGAAGGCCCGCGTCCCATTTTCCACCGGTTCGGCGGCGATACCGGCACTGCCCGTCAAATCCTGGAGATGGGAGGTCTTCTTTCGGTCCACGCCAGCACCCTCACCAAGAAGTCTTCGCGAAAGGCCATAGCGGAACTTCCGAAAGAGTTTCTGCTGTTCGAGACCGACGCAGACGAAAACTTTGTAGAAAAATCTTTCGGTGAAATCGAGATCAGCACCGGAGACATCGCCCAGAAGTTACTATCAGAGCTTCGGGATGTCCGCGAAGCTGCGGAAAATCTCTAGAATCTTACTGGCCAATACTTCGGCCGGAGCAGCTCCCAATTCAAAGACCGCCTGCAGGGGCGTTGCCCCGAGGTAACGCATGGGGCAAGTGCAGCGGCCCGAAATTTCGCCCAGTATGCGGGTATCTGGTGGAGGGAATTCCGTGAAGGTCGCCACCAGGATTCCCTTACGCTGTTGCAGTCCCTGAATGCGTAACCCGCCTGCGATAAGGCCGATTTCGGTTACCTTCATGAGCATCTGGGCGGGTACGGGCACCGGGCCAAAGCGGTCTTCCAGTTCCTGGGAAATACTTTCCACCTCGGCCCGAGAGGCAATGCGGGCAATCCGCTGGTACAGGGAGATTCTCGTAAGGCCATCCTGAATGTAGTCCTCGGGCAGGTAGGCGTCCACGCCGATTTCCACGCGGGGCTGAATGGGCTTGTCCGTAGGGCCGCCCCGCAACTCCTCCACCGCTTCCTTAACCAGCCGGATGTACGTCTCGAATCCCA encodes the following:
- a CDS encoding TatD family hydrolase — encoded protein: MPHKPLYDSHIHITRLPHPRELAQELDRIGYAYTAVACEPGEWESLWKLWLDLDLKSKGGNLAFGIHPMAIAQATEPHKAELRRILEQDSGFMVGEAGLDRRFPEYGAGELQEQWFTFQAELALELKRDFQIHCVGDYGRAIALLKQAGFGKTKEGPRPIFHRFGGDTGTARQILEMGGLLSVHASTLTKKSSRKAIAELPKEFLLFETDADENFVEKSFGEIEISTGDIAQKLLSELRDVREAAENL